From Thermoanaerobaculia bacterium, one genomic window encodes:
- a CDS encoding EAL domain-containing protein, which yields MNSPADFDRDETGRLRAEWLQYRSRLNDPETGLPTLAGIVDELRRQLESGLPLGVFTLSLYAERRLEESWGWQAYDRLVVEFIRALKGDRGNGVVPEGLLCLPGVRADEVFLFLPLDAERIETGSPTEWLSERAERLDHYVKKFFSQRLPSADRFRNYVGASVIFADPKVRVERLIYRGVREARGEVYDRTARAELRGTDVLRKIIADSRITPVFQPIFELATNRVCAFEALSWGPPGSGFESGETLFAFAERADLLLPLERVCRRRILEEAGGITPGQLLFVNLSPAAASDDEFLEGIFERQVRQKGFEPSGIVVEITERTYALHQALFTKVLQELRREGFLIAVDDMGTGYASFSSLAEIQPDYLKFDSVFVHEIQNHRIKRDLLDAMLSFATKTHTHVIAEGIETEEELETLIELGVPYGQGFFLARPTPLAEALKHVKTA from the coding sequence GTGAACTCCCCCGCCGACTTCGACCGGGACGAGACCGGGCGTCTCCGGGCCGAATGGCTCCAGTACCGCTCGCGCTTGAACGACCCGGAAACGGGGCTCCCGACGCTCGCCGGGATCGTCGACGAGCTGCGCCGGCAACTCGAGAGCGGGCTCCCGCTCGGGGTCTTCACCCTCTCGCTCTACGCGGAACGCCGGCTGGAGGAGTCGTGGGGATGGCAGGCGTACGATCGTCTGGTCGTCGAGTTCATCCGCGCTCTCAAAGGGGATCGGGGCAACGGCGTCGTCCCCGAGGGGCTCCTCTGCCTGCCCGGCGTCCGGGCCGATGAAGTCTTCCTCTTCCTCCCGCTCGACGCGGAGCGCATCGAGACGGGCTCTCCCACCGAGTGGCTGTCCGAGCGCGCCGAACGCCTGGACCACTACGTCAAGAAGTTCTTCTCCCAGCGGCTGCCTTCGGCGGACCGGTTCCGGAACTACGTCGGCGCCTCCGTGATCTTCGCCGACCCGAAGGTGCGGGTCGAGCGCCTCATCTATCGCGGCGTCCGGGAGGCGCGGGGCGAGGTCTACGACCGCACGGCCCGGGCGGAGCTCCGCGGAACCGACGTGCTCCGGAAGATCATCGCCGACTCGCGGATCACGCCCGTTTTCCAGCCGATCTTCGAGCTCGCCACGAACCGGGTGTGCGCCTTCGAGGCGCTCTCCTGGGGACCGCCCGGGAGCGGCTTCGAGAGCGGCGAGACCCTCTTCGCGTTCGCCGAACGCGCCGACCTCCTCCTGCCGCTCGAACGGGTCTGCCGCCGGCGAATCCTCGAGGAAGCGGGCGGGATCACGCCCGGCCAGCTGCTCTTCGTGAACCTGTCGCCCGCGGCCGCGTCGGACGACGAGTTCCTCGAGGGAATCTTCGAGCGGCAGGTCCGTCAGAAGGGCTTCGAGCCTTCCGGCATCGTCGTCGAGATCACGGAGCGCACCTACGCGCTCCACCAGGCGCTCTTCACGAAGGTGCTGCAGGAGCTGCGCCGGGAGGGCTTCCTGATCGCGGTCGACGACATGGGAACCGGGTACGCCTCCTTCTCGTCGCTGGCCGAGATCCAGCCCGACTACCTGAAGTTCGACAGCGTCTTCGTGCACGAGATCCAGAACCACCGGATCAAGCGCGACCTGCTCGACGCAATGCTCTCCTTCGCGACGAAGACCCACACCCACGTCATCGCGGAA
- a CDS encoding response regulator, whose protein sequence is MSGARPCILIVDDEDDVLDLLTVVFETEGFRTLVAADGPTALTLAYDEVPDVILLDVMMPEMDGWQVLRALKVEERTAAIPVAMISARTEGRDKIIGLQEGAVSYVEKPFSPAEVVSEVRSILGRQA, encoded by the coding sequence GTGAGCGGCGCGCGACCCTGCATCCTGATCGTCGACGACGAGGACGACGTCCTCGACCTCCTGACCGTCGTCTTCGAAACCGAAGGCTTTCGGACGCTCGTCGCCGCGGACGGCCCCACGGCGCTCACCCTCGCCTACGACGAGGTCCCCGACGTGATCCTCCTGGACGTCATGATGCCGGAGATGGACGGGTGGCAGGTCCTGCGGGCCCTCAAGGTCGAGGAGCGCACGGCCGCCATCCCCGTCGCGATGATCTCCGCCCGCACCGAGGGACGCGACAAGATCATCGGCCTCCAGGAAGGCGCGGTCTCCTACGTCGAGAAGCCGTTTTCCCCCGCGGAAGTCGTTTCGGAGGTCCGCTCGATCCTCGGGAGGCAGGCGTGA
- a CDS encoding response regulator, with protein MSAEAPRSRPLKKRFELVLASVTGILLVLVAATMIVVRYRDQKQLLEQTALMFAETTNDQICQQYRVYYHSGSYKFREIVRRTMTWNPDVRRILILSVDGHVLYDSSESMDYNLQENRPERRIEDPRLVDATAELNAQVFHERDPRLGNLLLIVSPFIEEWGRHPYSVLYVFTYRSLDAAVRATALPVAVLLSGSLVIMAIVARGLGTRVARPIEELTKRVRSFEQGRRREIAVSAGSLEIDELSQTFDRMASRLEEHVQKLETANEELKTLDRLKTDLLANVSHELRTPLSAIRGYVEFMSDGNLGPVSAEQGRALSICLRNIDRLNKNINMLLDFSRMELGRVAINPAPFRVDLVLRQTLASLEADVRKKKVRLEPQIADPLPAVVGDRDRLVQVFENLVVNAIKFTPSGGRIWVTAEPDVSGREVRIAVADSGIGIAGPERERIFTKFYQIEAGAARRFGGVGLGLAIVKSILDAHHVAIDVEDRPGGGTVFRFALPVAAGRVSHPELPAGEGPREPHPVRILAIDDDADFLSYLVDALRGDGRDVVVASTADQGLALARSARPDLILLDVFLPDRDGFDVLQALKADPETRAIPTLLVTVVNEKAEGFRLGAHNYLMKPVEGAALVEAVETALARRDPSSATILVVDDEPDVTSHLADMLSSRGYRTITAASGREALELAPRERPDLVILDVMMPGMTGWEVLRRLRESALADVPVIVLSARESPEDVAEGLRLGVRSYLGKTGGLDRLLAEIRAALAPPPPPRAEAAS; from the coding sequence ATGAGCGCGGAAGCCCCGCGGAGCCGTCCGCTCAAGAAGCGGTTCGAGCTCGTCCTCGCGAGCGTCACGGGAATCCTCCTCGTGCTCGTCGCGGCGACGATGATCGTCGTTCGCTACCGCGACCAGAAGCAGCTCCTCGAGCAGACCGCGCTCATGTTCGCCGAGACGACGAACGACCAGATCTGTCAGCAGTACCGCGTCTACTACCACTCCGGCTCCTACAAGTTCCGGGAGATCGTGCGCCGCACGATGACGTGGAACCCGGACGTCCGCCGCATCCTCATCCTCTCGGTCGACGGCCACGTGCTCTACGACTCGTCCGAGAGCATGGACTACAACCTCCAGGAGAACCGTCCCGAGCGGCGGATCGAGGATCCGCGGCTCGTCGACGCGACCGCGGAGCTCAACGCCCAGGTCTTCCACGAGCGCGACCCCCGGCTCGGCAACCTCCTGCTGATCGTCTCGCCGTTCATCGAGGAGTGGGGGCGTCACCCCTACTCGGTGCTCTACGTCTTCACCTACCGGTCGCTCGACGCCGCGGTCCGCGCGACCGCCCTGCCGGTCGCGGTGCTCCTCTCCGGCTCGCTCGTCATCATGGCGATCGTCGCGCGCGGCCTCGGCACCCGCGTCGCCCGCCCGATCGAGGAGCTGACGAAGCGGGTGCGGTCGTTCGAGCAGGGGCGCCGGCGCGAGATCGCGGTCTCGGCGGGTTCGCTCGAGATCGACGAGCTCTCGCAGACGTTCGACCGGATGGCCAGCCGTCTCGAGGAGCACGTCCAGAAGCTCGAAACGGCCAACGAGGAGCTGAAGACGCTCGATCGGCTGAAGACGGACCTCCTCGCCAACGTGAGCCACGAGCTCCGGACGCCGCTGTCGGCGATCCGCGGCTACGTCGAGTTCATGAGCGACGGCAATCTCGGCCCGGTCAGCGCGGAGCAGGGACGGGCGCTCTCGATCTGTCTGCGCAACATCGACCGGCTGAACAAGAACATCAACATGCTCCTCGACTTCTCCCGGATGGAGCTCGGGCGCGTCGCGATCAACCCGGCCCCCTTCCGGGTCGACCTCGTGCTCCGCCAGACGCTCGCTTCGCTCGAGGCGGACGTCCGGAAAAAGAAGGTCCGGCTCGAGCCGCAGATCGCCGATCCCCTGCCGGCGGTCGTCGGCGACCGAGATCGGCTCGTCCAGGTCTTCGAGAACCTCGTCGTCAACGCGATCAAGTTCACTCCTTCGGGCGGACGCATCTGGGTGACGGCCGAGCCCGACGTGTCGGGCCGCGAGGTCCGGATCGCCGTCGCCGACAGCGGGATCGGCATCGCGGGGCCGGAGCGGGAACGGATCTTCACGAAGTTCTACCAGATCGAGGCGGGGGCGGCGCGGCGGTTCGGCGGGGTCGGGCTCGGCCTCGCGATCGTGAAGTCGATCCTCGACGCGCACCACGTCGCCATCGACGTGGAGGACCGCCCGGGCGGCGGCACGGTGTTCCGCTTCGCGCTGCCGGTCGCGGCCGGGCGCGTCTCGCACCCGGAGCTGCCGGCGGGCGAGGGCCCGCGGGAGCCGCATCCCGTCCGGATCCTCGCGATCGACGACGACGCCGACTTCCTGTCCTATCTCGTCGACGCGCTGCGCGGCGATGGTCGCGACGTCGTCGTCGCGTCGACCGCGGATCAGGGTCTCGCGCTGGCGCGCTCCGCCCGGCCCGATCTCATCCTTCTCGACGTCTTTCTCCCCGACCGCGACGGATTCGACGTCCTCCAGGCCCTCAAGGCGGATCCCGAGACCCGCGCGATCCCGACGCTCCTCGTCACGGTCGTCAACGAGAAGGCGGAAGGTTTCCGACTCGGAGCGCACAACTACCTGATGAAACCGGTCGAGGGGGCGGCCCTCGTCGAGGCGGTGGAGACCGCGCTCGCGCGCCGCGATCCCTCAAGCGCGACGATCCTCGTCGTCGACGACGAGCCGGACGTCACGTCCCATCTCGCGGACATGCTCTCGTCGCGCGGTTACCGGACGATCACGGCGGCGTCGGGCCGCGAAGCGCTCGAGCTCGCGCCGCGAGAGCGTCCGGACCTCGTCATCCTCGATGTTATGATGCCCGGAATGACCGGCTGGGAGGTCCTGCGCCGGCTGCGCGAATCCGCCCTGGCCGACGTTCCCGTGATCGTGCTGAGCGCCCGCGAGAGCCCGGAGGATGTCGCCGAAGGGCTGCGGCTCGGCGTCCGCAGCTATCTCGGGAAGACCGGCGGGCTCGACCGCCTCCTCGCGGAGATCCGCGCCGCGCTCGCGCCGCCGCCTCCTCCCCGCGCGGAGGCCGCGTCGTGA
- a CDS encoding ABC transporter substrate-binding protein, translating to MKSTFRWTIRLLAPAALVCAAACARRGDAPPLSVVQSSDITTLDPNRAFEVVNDIVSMNLFDPLLRFDQHMTLQPALAVRWENPNERTWRLHLRPGVRFHDGSPLTSEDVVFTLRRVLAHPESEIYPFLSGIRRIDAPDPETVEIETDEPTPLLTRLSFVYILPGKRLTREGDAEFFRHPVGSGPYRFVGWTPGDRVEVAAWDGYWGGKPAMARAVFRSVEKPEARWRLVSENRPTVLLEGPRQGWEEHRADPRLRLIARPSLTVSYLGINVAPRPGNPLADHRVREAIRLAIDLKELLRKGAANHGFPASQYVPPDVIGYNSSIALPIHDPARARALLAEAGHPDGVDMVLDIQSEASTPMIRNLVEQLGEGGIRVTTKFWPKERFYDRIDKGSSDFHLTGWVCTSGESAELFESSLHTRGGPGGLGRDNGTGYSNPELDRLIEQLVATIDPGARVEIEKRAMAIAVADLPYIPLYVPEDRYVLTRDVVWEPRADGEIWLPEVRLR from the coding sequence CCCCAACCGCGCGTTCGAAGTGGTCAACGACATCGTGTCGATGAACCTCTTCGATCCGCTGCTCCGGTTCGACCAGCACATGACCCTCCAGCCGGCGCTGGCGGTGCGCTGGGAGAACCCGAACGAGCGGACCTGGCGGCTGCATCTGCGTCCCGGCGTCCGGTTCCACGACGGCAGCCCGCTCACATCGGAGGACGTCGTCTTCACGCTGCGCCGCGTGCTCGCGCATCCCGAATCCGAGATCTACCCGTTCCTCTCGGGAATCCGGCGGATCGACGCTCCCGACCCCGAAACGGTCGAGATCGAGACGGACGAGCCGACGCCTCTGCTCACCCGGCTTTCGTTCGTCTACATCCTTCCCGGGAAGCGGCTGACGCGCGAAGGCGACGCCGAGTTCTTCCGGCATCCCGTCGGGAGCGGACCGTACCGCTTCGTCGGCTGGACGCCGGGAGACCGCGTCGAGGTCGCGGCATGGGACGGGTACTGGGGCGGAAAACCGGCCATGGCGCGGGCGGTCTTCCGCTCGGTCGAGAAGCCGGAGGCGCGCTGGAGGCTCGTCTCGGAAAATCGCCCGACCGTGCTCCTCGAGGGCCCGCGCCAGGGATGGGAGGAGCACCGCGCCGACCCGCGCCTCCGGCTCATCGCACGCCCGAGCCTCACGGTTTCCTATCTGGGCATCAACGTCGCCCCCCGCCCCGGCAATCCCCTGGCCGACCACCGCGTCCGGGAGGCGATCCGGCTCGCGATCGACCTGAAAGAGCTCCTCCGGAAGGGGGCCGCCAATCACGGCTTCCCCGCGTCGCAGTACGTCCCGCCGGACGTCATCGGGTACAACTCGTCGATCGCGCTCCCGATCCACGATCCCGCCCGGGCGCGGGCGCTGCTGGCGGAAGCCGGACATCCGGACGGAGTCGACATGGTCCTCGACATCCAGAGCGAGGCCTCGACTCCGATGATCCGAAACCTCGTCGAGCAGCTCGGGGAGGGCGGCATCCGCGTGACGACGAAATTCTGGCCGAAGGAGCGGTTTTACGACCGCATCGACAAGGGGAGCTCCGATTTCCACCTGACCGGCTGGGTCTGCACGTCCGGGGAATCGGCCGAGCTCTTCGAATCGTCGCTCCACACGCGCGGAGGGCCGGGAGGTCTCGGCCGCGACAACGGGACCGGCTATTCGAATCCCGAGCTCGACCGGTTGATCGAGCAGCTCGTGGCGACGATCGATCCGGGCGCGCGGGTCGAGATCGAGAAGCGGGCCATGGCGATCGCGGTCGCCGATCTCCCCTACATTCCGCTCTACGTTCCGGAGGATCGGTACGTCCTGACGCGCGACGTTGTCTGGGAGCCGCGCGCCGACGGCGAGATCTGGCTCCCGGAGGTCCGGCTGCGATGA